One stretch of Prochlorococcus marinus XMU1402 DNA includes these proteins:
- a CDS encoding DNA-directed RNA polymerase subunit beta', with amino-acid sequence MTSSKPKKNSRVRKTTKNSKKNIPVTMPALAKTPPSFKNKVVDKKALKNLVSWAYKTHGTAITAAMADNLKDLGFKYATQAAVSISVDDLKVPEAKQNLIGQAEEQISATEECYRLGEITEVERHTKVIDTWTETNERLVDAVKNNFNQNDPLNSVWMMANSGARGNMSQVRQLVGMRGLMANPQGEIIDLPIRTNFREGLTVTEYVISSYGARKGLVDTALRTADSGYLTRRLVDVAQDVIVREEDCGTERSIVVEAEDGKFETRLLGRLTSEDILDSEGNLIIPKNTAIDPSLSKEIEKALITKVNIRSPLTCEANRSVCRRCYGWALAHNHLVDLGEAVGIIAAQSIGEPGTQLTMRTFHTGGVSTAESGVVRSKISGKVEFSSKAKIRGYRTPHGVEAKQAEVDFILKIIPQGNNSNKAQKIEVSSGSLLFVEDGEEINSDITVAQITVGAVKKSVEKATKDVICDLGGQVRYDKVIQPKEVTDRQGNITLKAQRLGRLWVLAGDVYNLPPNARPVISSGKFVNEQTVLAEASQASEFGGQIRLRDSVGDSREVQIVTTSMSISNFKLIEESTHSGQIFNLESNDGTTYRLNVSPGNKISNGEVIADLTDERFRTKTGGLVKYSPGLSVKKARSSKNGFEVSHGGTLLWIPQETHEINKDISLLMIEDMKWIEAGTEVVKDIFSQTSGIVTVTQKNDILREITVRNGTFHECDDEEVLNRFTEEGNLVNPGEKILDGIDNNEILFVQKIETSKCKGLLLRTVEEFTIPDEAELPELSHVKQEKGPHLGLKAIQRLTYKDGELIKSVEGVELLRTHLRVESFDATPQMTIDVESIEDKHDASINRLNLVILESILVRRDTISDSSHGSTHTELQVKNNQTVKAGDVIATTQILCKEKGLVQLPNAVDDEPIRRIIVEREQDKIQIKISSKAVVKIGDRVVDGDPVSESEKSTSCGEIEEISKSSVTLRLGRPYMVSPDSVLHVKDGDLVLRGDGLALLVFERQKTGDIVQGLPRIEELLEARRPRDSAILCKKSGIVQIKQGNDEESVSLTVIEKDDLVNEYQLTIGKNIMVSDGQQVSGGETLTDGPINPHELLDCYFSDLKDVKPLIDAARESISKLQRSMVNEVQNVYKSQGVSIDDKHIEVIVRQMTSKVRIEDAGDTTLLPGELIELRQVEDTNQAMAITGGAPAEFTPVLLGITKASLNTDSFISAASFQETTRVLTEAAIEGKSDWLRGLKENVIIGRLIPAGTGFSGFVEELASEAGPHPDILAEESGGYRRAQNLRPDYTVDMPQSPAVSSTAILDDPSDEDLETTRNRHGIDPSSSNFAAFARPSAENQFSEDQLPDPAALEGLQEEGLLSDE; translated from the coding sequence ATGACATCATCTAAACCTAAAAAAAATTCTAGAGTTCGTAAAACTACTAAAAACTCAAAAAAGAATATTCCAGTTACTATGCCTGCCTTAGCCAAAACTCCTCCGTCATTCAAGAATAAAGTAGTTGATAAGAAAGCTTTAAAAAATTTAGTTTCTTGGGCTTACAAAACTCATGGTACTGCTATAACTGCTGCAATGGCTGATAATTTAAAGGACTTAGGATTTAAATATGCTACTCAAGCTGCTGTTTCTATTTCAGTAGATGACTTAAAAGTTCCTGAAGCTAAACAAAATTTGATAGGGCAAGCTGAAGAGCAAATTTCTGCTACAGAGGAATGCTACAGACTTGGTGAAATAACAGAAGTGGAGAGACATACAAAAGTTATAGATACCTGGACTGAAACTAATGAGAGATTAGTCGATGCTGTTAAAAATAATTTCAACCAAAATGATCCTCTAAATTCAGTTTGGATGATGGCTAATTCAGGCGCAAGGGGTAATATGTCTCAGGTAAGACAACTTGTTGGTATGAGAGGATTAATGGCTAATCCTCAAGGCGAAATTATTGATCTTCCAATAAGAACAAACTTTAGAGAAGGTCTCACTGTTACTGAATATGTAATTTCATCTTACGGAGCAAGGAAAGGGTTGGTGGATACTGCTTTAAGAACTGCGGATTCTGGCTATTTGACCCGAAGGTTAGTTGATGTCGCCCAAGACGTAATTGTTAGAGAAGAAGATTGTGGAACGGAACGATCAATAGTTGTTGAAGCTGAAGATGGTAAATTCGAAACAAGGCTTCTTGGGAGACTCACCTCTGAAGATATTTTAGATTCTGAAGGTAATTTAATTATTCCTAAGAACACTGCAATTGATCCTTCATTGTCAAAAGAAATTGAGAAAGCATTAATTACAAAAGTCAATATAAGATCACCATTAACATGTGAAGCTAATAGATCTGTATGTAGGAGATGTTATGGATGGGCTTTGGCTCATAATCACTTGGTTGACTTAGGTGAAGCAGTTGGCATCATTGCTGCTCAATCTATTGGAGAGCCAGGAACTCAATTGACAATGAGAACTTTCCATACAGGAGGTGTATCAACTGCTGAAAGTGGAGTAGTAAGATCAAAGATTTCCGGTAAAGTTGAATTTAGCTCAAAAGCAAAGATTAGAGGTTATAGAACTCCACATGGCGTAGAAGCTAAACAAGCAGAAGTTGACTTCATACTAAAAATAATTCCTCAAGGAAATAATTCTAATAAAGCTCAAAAAATTGAAGTTTCGAGTGGATCTCTTTTATTCGTTGAAGATGGTGAAGAAATTAATTCTGACATAACAGTTGCTCAGATTACTGTTGGAGCAGTAAAAAAGAGCGTTGAAAAAGCTACAAAAGATGTTATCTGTGATTTAGGCGGTCAAGTCAGGTATGACAAGGTTATTCAACCAAAGGAAGTTACAGATAGGCAAGGAAATATTACTTTAAAAGCTCAAAGATTAGGTAGATTGTGGGTACTTGCAGGTGATGTCTATAATTTACCACCTAATGCAAGACCAGTTATCTCATCTGGAAAGTTTGTAAATGAACAAACTGTTTTAGCAGAGGCAAGTCAAGCAAGTGAGTTTGGCGGACAAATTCGATTAAGAGATTCAGTAGGAGATTCAAGAGAAGTTCAAATTGTTACCACTTCAATGTCCATAAGCAATTTTAAATTAATTGAAGAATCTACACACTCAGGTCAAATATTTAATTTGGAATCTAATGATGGAACTACTTATCGTTTAAATGTTTCGCCTGGTAATAAAATCAGTAATGGTGAAGTCATAGCAGATTTAACTGATGAAAGGTTCCGTACAAAAACTGGAGGATTAGTAAAATACTCTCCGGGATTAAGTGTTAAGAAGGCAAGATCATCTAAAAATGGTTTTGAAGTAAGTCATGGCGGAACATTGCTTTGGATTCCTCAAGAGACACATGAAATAAACAAAGATATTTCTCTTCTAATGATTGAAGATATGAAATGGATTGAAGCAGGAACAGAAGTAGTAAAAGATATATTCAGTCAAACATCAGGAATTGTTACTGTAACTCAGAAAAATGACATCCTCCGTGAAATAACTGTTAGAAATGGAACTTTTCATGAGTGCGACGATGAAGAGGTTTTGAATAGATTTACAGAAGAAGGTAATTTAGTAAATCCTGGTGAAAAGATTTTAGATGGTATTGATAATAACGAAATTCTATTTGTGCAGAAAATAGAAACCTCCAAATGTAAAGGCCTATTATTAAGAACTGTAGAGGAGTTTACTATACCTGATGAAGCAGAATTACCAGAATTATCTCATGTTAAGCAAGAAAAAGGACCACATTTAGGTTTAAAAGCTATCCAAAGACTGACCTATAAAGACGGTGAATTGATAAAATCAGTTGAAGGAGTTGAACTTCTTAGAACCCATTTGAGAGTCGAAAGCTTTGATGCTACTCCTCAAATGACAATTGATGTCGAGTCGATTGAAGATAAACATGATGCATCTATAAATAGGTTAAATTTAGTAATTTTAGAGTCTATTCTTGTAAGAAGAGATACGATATCTGACTCTAGTCATGGCTCAACTCATACAGAATTGCAAGTCAAAAATAATCAAACAGTTAAAGCAGGAGATGTAATAGCAACCACTCAAATTCTTTGTAAAGAAAAGGGATTGGTTCAATTGCCAAATGCTGTTGATGATGAGCCCATAAGAAGGATAATTGTTGAAAGAGAACAAGATAAAATTCAAATTAAGATAAGCAGTAAAGCAGTCGTTAAAATTGGTGATCGAGTAGTTGATGGTGATCCTGTTAGTGAATCAGAGAAGTCCACTTCTTGTGGAGAAATCGAAGAAATTTCTAAGAGTTCAGTAACACTTAGACTTGGCAGGCCTTATATGGTTTCTCCTGACTCTGTTTTACATGTTAAAGACGGAGATTTAGTTCTTAGGGGAGATGGTTTAGCTTTACTTGTGTTTGAGAGACAGAAAACTGGGGATATTGTTCAAGGATTGCCACGAATTGAAGAGTTGTTAGAAGCTAGGAGACCCAGAGATTCTGCAATTTTATGTAAAAAATCAGGAATTGTTCAGATTAAACAAGGTAATGATGAAGAATCAGTTTCTTTAACTGTTATTGAAAAAGATGATTTAGTTAATGAATATCAACTAACAATTGGAAAAAATATAATGGTTAGTGATGGACAACAAGTTTCAGGTGGAGAGACTTTAACTGATGGGCCAATAAATCCGCATGAATTATTAGATTGCTATTTCAGCGATTTAAAAGATGTAAAACCTTTAATTGATGCTGCTCGAGAATCTATTTCAAAACTACAAAGAAGTATGGTGAATGAAGTTCAAAACGTCTATAAGTCTCAGGGTGTTTCAATTGATGATAAACATATTGAGGTTATTGTAAGACAAATGACAAGTAAAGTCCGTATAGAAGATGCTGGGGATACTACTCTCTTACCAGGTGAACTTATAGAATTGAGGCAAGTGGAAGATACAAATCAAGCAATGGCAATTACAGGAGGAGCCCCAGCAGAGTTCACCCCTGTTTTGTTGGGTATAACTAAAGCTTCTCTCAATACAGATAGTTTTATATCAGCAGCTTCATTCCAAGAAACTACAAGGGTTCTCACAGAAGCTGCAATTGAAGGTAAATCTGATTGGTTGAGAGGTTTAAAAGAAAATGTTATTATCGGAAGATTAATACCTGCAGGCACTGGTTTTAGCGGATTTGTAGAGGAATTAGCTTCAGAAGCTGGTCCTCATCCTGATATCCTTGCGGAAGAATCTGGTGGATATAGAAGAGCACAGAACTTAAGACCAGATTATACAGTTGATATGCCACAATCACCTGCAGTAAGTTCTACTGCAATACTTGATGATCCTAGCGATGAAGATTTGGAAACTACTCGTAACAGACATGGAATAGATCCTTCTTCAAGTAATTTCGCTGCTTTTGCAAGACCAAGTGCTGAAAATCAATTTTCTGAAGATCAATTACCAGATCCTGCAGCATTAGAGGGATTACAGGAGGAGGGCCTTCTTTCTGATGAATAA
- a CDS encoding DNA-directed RNA polymerase subunit gamma, giving the protein MTNSNLRTENHFDYVKISIASPQRIMDWGQRTLPNGQVVGEVTKPETINYRTLKPEMDGLFCEKIFGPSKDWECHCGKYKRVRHRGIVCERCGVEVTESRVRRHRMGYIKLAAPVSHVWYLKGIPSYVAILLDIPLRDVEQIVYFNCYVVLDPGDHKELKYKQLLTEDEWLEIEDEIYAEDSTIENEPFVGIGAEALKQLLEDLDLNQVAEELREEITNSKGQKRAKLIKRIRVIDNFIATNAQPEWMVLDAIPVIPPDLRPMVQLDGGRFATSDLNDLYRRVINRNNRLARLQEILAPEIIVRNEKRMLQEAVDALIDNGRRGRTVVGANNRALKSLSDIIEGKQGRFRQNLLGKRVDYSGRSVIVVGPKLKMHQCGLPKEMAIELFQPFVIHRLIRQNIVNNIKAAKKLIQKADDEVMQVLQEVIEGHPILLNRAPTLHRLGIQAFEPKLVGGRAIQLHPLVCPAFNADFDGDQMAVHVPLALEAQTEARMLMLASNNILSPATGEPIVTPSQDMVLGSYYLTALQPNYQKPDFGQNKTTFASLEDVISAFEDKRISLHEWIWVRFNGEVEDEDEMTSPKKIEELEDGSRLEIWNLRRERFDPQNNLISRFVLTTVGRVVMNYTIIDSVSKT; this is encoded by the coding sequence ATGACAAACAGCAACTTAAGAACAGAAAACCACTTTGATTACGTCAAAATTTCAATAGCCTCTCCACAAAGAATAATGGATTGGGGACAGAGAACTTTACCAAATGGACAAGTGGTTGGTGAAGTTACGAAACCTGAAACTATCAATTACAGAACACTTAAACCAGAAATGGATGGATTGTTTTGTGAAAAAATTTTTGGGCCCTCTAAAGATTGGGAATGTCATTGCGGTAAGTATAAAAGAGTGAGGCATCGTGGCATTGTTTGTGAGAGATGTGGAGTTGAAGTAACTGAAAGTAGAGTTAGAAGACATAGAATGGGCTACATAAAACTTGCTGCGCCAGTTTCCCATGTTTGGTACTTGAAGGGAATTCCTAGTTATGTCGCTATTCTTTTGGATATTCCTCTTAGAGATGTAGAACAAATAGTTTATTTTAATTGTTATGTTGTTTTAGATCCAGGTGATCATAAAGAACTCAAATATAAGCAATTACTGACTGAGGATGAATGGTTGGAAATTGAAGATGAAATATATGCTGAAGATTCAACAATTGAAAATGAACCTTTTGTTGGTATTGGTGCTGAAGCCTTAAAACAATTACTTGAGGATCTTGATTTAAATCAGGTTGCTGAGGAACTCAGGGAAGAAATTACAAATAGTAAGGGTCAGAAAAGAGCAAAACTTATAAAAAGAATAAGAGTTATTGATAATTTTATCGCAACTAACGCACAACCAGAGTGGATGGTCTTAGATGCAATTCCAGTGATACCGCCTGATCTTAGACCTATGGTTCAGCTTGATGGGGGAAGATTCGCAACTTCTGATTTAAACGATCTTTACAGAAGAGTAATTAATAGAAATAACAGACTAGCTAGGCTTCAAGAAATTTTAGCTCCAGAAATCATAGTAAGAAATGAAAAAAGGATGCTTCAAGAGGCAGTTGATGCTCTCATAGATAATGGAAGGAGAGGAAGAACAGTTGTAGGGGCAAACAATAGAGCCTTAAAGTCTCTTAGTGATATCATTGAAGGAAAACAAGGAAGATTTCGACAGAATCTTTTGGGTAAGCGTGTTGACTATTCAGGAAGATCTGTCATAGTCGTGGGACCTAAATTAAAAATGCATCAGTGCGGTCTTCCAAAAGAAATGGCGATTGAACTCTTCCAACCTTTTGTAATTCATAGATTAATACGCCAAAATATTGTAAATAATATAAAAGCTGCAAAAAAATTAATACAAAAAGCTGATGATGAAGTTATGCAGGTGCTTCAAGAAGTGATTGAAGGCCACCCAATTCTTTTAAATAGAGCACCTACCCTGCATAGATTAGGAATTCAAGCTTTTGAACCAAAATTAGTTGGTGGAAGAGCAATACAACTTCATCCCCTAGTTTGTCCTGCATTTAATGCTGACTTTGATGGAGACCAAATGGCAGTTCATGTCCCCCTAGCTTTAGAGGCGCAGACTGAAGCACGGATGCTTATGTTAGCTAGCAATAATATCCTCTCTCCTGCTACTGGGGAACCAATTGTTACTCCATCACAAGATATGGTTTTAGGATCTTATTATCTGACGGCTTTGCAGCCTAATTATCAAAAACCTGACTTTGGTCAGAATAAGACTACCTTTGCTTCACTAGAAGATGTCATTTCTGCTTTTGAAGATAAAAGAATAAGTCTACATGAATGGATATGGGTTAGATTTAATGGCGAAGTTGAAGATGAAGACGAAATGACTAGCCCTAAAAAAATTGAAGAACTAGAAGATGGTTCAAGATTAGAAATATGGAATTTAAGAAGAGAGAGATTTGATCCTCAGAATAACTTAATCAGTAGATTTGTTCTAACAACTGTTGGAAGAGTAGTTATGAACTATACAATCATTGATTCTGTATCTAAAACGTAA
- the rpoB gene encoding DNA-directed RNA polymerase subunit beta, with protein sequence MSSSALQVAKTATYLPDLVEVQRASFKWFLEKGLIEELQNFSPISDYTGKLELHFIGEEYRLKRPRHDVEEAKRRDATFASQMYVTCRLINKETGEIKEQEVFIGELPLMTERGTFIINGAERVIVNQIVRSPGVYFKDEQDKNGRRTYNASVIPNRGAWLKFETDKNNLLYVRVDKTRKINAHVLMRAMGLSDNDVVDKLRHPEFYQSSIESANEEGINSEDQALLELYKKLRPGEPPSVSGGQQLLQSRFFDPKRYDLGRVGRYKINKKLRLTVPDEVRTLTHEDVLSTIDYLINLELDIGGVSLDDIDHLGNRRVRSVGELLQNQVRVGLNRLERIIKERMTVGETDSLTPAQLVNPKPLVAAIKEFFGSSQLSQFMDQTNPLAELTHKRRISALGPGGLTRERAGFAVRDIHPSHYGRLCPIETPEGPNAGLINSLATHARVNEYGFIETPFWEVNNGKVNKEGNPVYLSADLEDECRVAPGDVATDKDGNILANLIPVRYRQDFEKVPPHQVDYVQLSPVQVISVATSLIPFLEHDDANRALMGSNMQRQAVPLLRPERPLVGTGLESQVARDSGMVPITKVNGTVSYVDANEIVIKDDDGNEHFHYLQKYQRSNQDTCLNQRPIVKIGDQVISGQVLADGSACEGGEIALGQNVLIAYMPWEGYNYEDAILVSERMVTDDLYTSVHIEKYEIEARQTKLGPEEITREIPNISEDSLNNLDEMGIIRIGAFVESGDILVGKVTPKGESDQPPEEKLLRAIFGEKARDVRDNSLRVPKTEKGRVLDVRIYTREQGDELPPGANMVVRVYVAQRRKIQVGDKMAGRHGNKGIISRILPREDMPYLPDGTPVDIVLNPLGVPSRMNVGQVFELLMGWAASNLNCRVKVVPFDEMYGAEKSHQTVQAFLEEASKQPGKAWVYNPEDPGKLLLKDGRTGEPFDQPVAVGYSHFLKLVHLVDDKIHARSTGPYSLVTQQPLGGKAQQGGQRLGEMEVWALEAYGAAYTLQELLTVKSDDMQGRNEALNAIVKGKPIPRPGTPESFKVLMRELQSLGLDIGVYTDEGKEVDLMQDINPRRNTPSRPTYESLGTSEYEED encoded by the coding sequence ATGAGCAGTAGCGCTTTACAAGTAGCAAAAACAGCTACTTATCTACCAGATTTGGTTGAAGTACAAAGAGCAAGCTTTAAATGGTTTTTGGAAAAAGGTTTAATAGAGGAATTACAAAATTTTTCTCCAATATCTGATTACACAGGTAAATTAGAATTACATTTTATTGGAGAAGAATATAGGTTAAAAAGACCTAGACATGATGTTGAAGAAGCTAAAAGAAGAGATGCGACATTTGCTTCTCAAATGTATGTAACTTGCAGACTAATTAATAAAGAGACAGGAGAAATTAAAGAACAAGAGGTATTTATTGGGGAATTACCTTTAATGACAGAAAGAGGAACTTTTATCATTAATGGAGCTGAAAGAGTAATTGTTAACCAAATTGTTAGAAGTCCAGGAGTATATTTTAAAGATGAACAAGATAAAAATGGGCGAAGAACTTACAATGCCAGCGTTATTCCTAATAGGGGCGCATGGTTAAAATTCGAGACGGATAAAAATAATTTACTCTATGTAAGAGTCGATAAAACTAGAAAAATCAATGCTCATGTTCTCATGAGAGCAATGGGACTTTCTGATAATGATGTGGTTGATAAACTTCGGCATCCTGAGTTTTATCAAAGCTCAATTGAGTCAGCCAATGAAGAAGGTATAAACTCAGAAGATCAGGCCTTACTTGAGCTCTATAAGAAGCTACGTCCTGGGGAACCACCCTCTGTTTCTGGTGGACAACAACTATTACAAAGCAGATTTTTTGATCCAAAAAGATATGATTTAGGCCGAGTTGGAAGATATAAAATAAATAAAAAATTGAGGCTTACTGTACCAGATGAAGTGAGAACACTTACACATGAAGATGTTCTTTCCACTATTGATTACCTAATAAACTTGGAATTGGATATTGGCGGTGTAAGTTTGGATGATATTGACCATCTTGGTAACCGAAGGGTTAGATCTGTAGGAGAACTTCTTCAAAATCAAGTAAGAGTAGGACTTAATCGTTTAGAAAGGATTATCAAAGAAAGAATGACTGTTGGAGAAACAGATTCTCTTACTCCTGCTCAACTAGTCAATCCTAAACCTTTGGTGGCTGCAATAAAAGAGTTTTTCGGATCCAGTCAATTAAGCCAATTTATGGATCAAACTAATCCTTTAGCTGAATTAACACATAAGAGAAGAATCTCGGCATTAGGTCCTGGTGGTTTAACACGAGAAAGAGCAGGCTTTGCAGTGAGAGATATTCATCCATCACATTATGGACGATTATGTCCTATTGAGACACCTGAAGGTCCGAATGCAGGACTTATAAATTCTTTAGCTACACATGCAAGAGTTAACGAATATGGTTTCATTGAAACTCCTTTTTGGGAAGTTAATAATGGAAAGGTTAACAAAGAAGGTAATCCTGTTTACCTTTCTGCTGATCTAGAAGATGAGTGTAGGGTTGCCCCAGGAGATGTTGCAACTGATAAGGATGGGAATATACTCGCAAATTTAATACCGGTGAGATATAGGCAAGATTTTGAAAAAGTCCCTCCTCATCAAGTTGATTATGTTCAACTTTCTCCTGTTCAGGTAATTTCAGTTGCAACTTCACTCATTCCCTTTTTGGAACACGATGATGCAAATAGAGCTTTGATGGGATCAAATATGCAACGACAAGCCGTTCCATTGCTTAGACCAGAACGTCCTTTGGTGGGCACAGGTCTAGAATCTCAGGTTGCAAGAGATTCTGGAATGGTACCTATTACAAAAGTTAATGGGACTGTATCTTATGTAGACGCTAATGAGATAGTTATTAAAGATGATGATGGCAACGAACATTTTCATTATCTTCAAAAATATCAAAGATCAAATCAAGATACCTGCCTAAACCAAAGACCTATTGTAAAAATTGGAGATCAAGTTATATCTGGGCAAGTGTTGGCAGATGGATCAGCTTGTGAAGGTGGAGAAATAGCATTAGGCCAGAATGTCTTAATTGCATATATGCCATGGGAAGGATACAACTATGAAGATGCAATTCTTGTGAGCGAGAGGATGGTAACTGATGATTTATATACATCAGTACATATTGAAAAATATGAAATTGAGGCAAGACAAACAAAGTTAGGACCAGAAGAAATTACAAGAGAAATTCCCAATATTTCTGAAGATAGCTTGAATAATCTTGATGAAATGGGAATAATTAGGATTGGTGCTTTTGTAGAGAGTGGAGATATCCTTGTAGGAAAAGTTACACCAAAAGGGGAATCAGACCAACCTCCTGAGGAAAAACTTTTGAGAGCGATTTTCGGAGAAAAAGCTCGTGATGTTAGAGACAACTCCCTTAGGGTCCCAAAGACTGAAAAGGGAAGAGTTTTGGATGTTCGAATTTACACTAGAGAACAAGGTGATGAATTACCTCCAGGGGCAAATATGGTTGTTAGAGTTTATGTGGCCCAGAGAAGGAAAATCCAAGTAGGCGATAAAATGGCTGGTAGGCATGGTAATAAAGGTATTATTAGCAGAATCTTACCTAGAGAAGATATGCCTTATCTTCCTGATGGAACTCCAGTAGATATTGTTCTTAATCCTTTAGGAGTTCCAAGTAGAATGAACGTGGGTCAAGTTTTTGAATTATTGATGGGTTGGGCAGCTTCAAACTTAAATTGTAGGGTTAAAGTTGTACCATTTGATGAAATGTATGGTGCTGAAAAATCACATCAGACTGTTCAAGCATTTTTAGAGGAAGCCTCAAAACAGCCAGGTAAAGCATGGGTTTACAATCCTGAAGATCCAGGCAAATTGTTACTTAAAGATGGTAGAACAGGAGAACCTTTTGATCAGCCAGTTGCAGTCGGATACTCGCATTTCCTTAAGTTAGTTCATTTGGTGGATGACAAAATTCATGCCAGATCTACTGGTCCTTACTCTCTCGTTACACAGCAACCATTGGGTGGTAAAGCTCAACAGGGTGGACAAAGGCTTGGAGAAATGGAAGTATGGGCACTTGAAGCATATGGAGCAGCATATACTCTACAAGAACTATTAACTGTAAAATCTGATGATATGCAAGGAAGAAATGAAGCTCTAAATGCAATCGTCAAAGGTAAACCAATTCCAAGACCTGGTACTCCTGAGTCATTCAAAGTTCTTATGAGAGAATTACAATCTCTAGGACTAGATATTGGGGTCTATACAGATGAAGGAAAAGAGGTTGATTTAATGCAAGATATAAATCCGAGAAGGAATACTCCATCTAGACCAACTTACGAATCACTTGGAACCTCTGAATATGAGGAAGATTAA
- a CDS encoding TatD family hydrolase, with protein sequence MSDIELIDSHCHLIFENFEEDLEDVVERLRSKGIKKLVHACCELKEIPKLKKISQKFNEIYYSVGLHPLEAQKWELSSKSILKKSAQEDRKVVAVGELGLDFFKSNNKTQQIDALIPQMELAYELNLPVIIHCRDAANDMIDICNSLSKRGKCPKGVLHCWTGTPREMKQFLDLGFYISFSGIVTFPKAIAIHECAKIVPNDKYLIETDSPFLAPVPHRGKRNEPAFVENVAKFMADLRSTQLKTIAKESFKNAEDLFKFDLLI encoded by the coding sequence ATGAGCGATATTGAACTCATAGATTCACACTGTCATTTAATATTCGAAAATTTTGAAGAAGACCTTGAAGATGTTGTTGAAAGGTTGCGTTCAAAAGGTATAAAAAAGTTGGTTCATGCTTGTTGTGAATTAAAAGAAATTCCTAAATTAAAAAAAATATCCCAAAAATTTAATGAGATTTATTATTCAGTGGGGTTGCATCCGCTAGAGGCACAAAAATGGGAACTAAGTTCCAAGTCTATTTTAAAAAAATCAGCTCAAGAAGATAGAAAAGTTGTTGCGGTTGGAGAACTAGGCTTGGATTTTTTTAAAAGTAATAATAAAACTCAACAAATTGATGCTCTTATTCCGCAAATGGAGTTGGCTTATGAACTAAATTTGCCTGTAATTATTCATTGCAGAGATGCTGCAAATGACATGATTGATATATGTAATAGTCTCTCTAAAAGAGGTAAATGTCCTAAAGGAGTACTTCATTGTTGGACAGGAACTCCAAGAGAAATGAAGCAATTCTTGGATCTTGGTTTTTATATAAGTTTTAGTGGGATAGTGACTTTCCCAAAAGCAATTGCAATTCATGAATGTGCCAAGATAGTTCCTAATGATAAATACTTAATTGAAACCGACTCGCCCTTTTTAGCGCCTGTTCCTCACAGAGGTAAAAGAAATGAACCTGCATTTGTTGAAAATGTAGCCAAATTTATGGCAGATCTTAGATCTACTCAATTAAAAACAATTGCCAAAGAGTCATTTAAGAATGCTGAAGATTTGTTTAAATTTGACTTGTTAATTTGA
- the rpsT gene encoding 30S ribosomal protein S20 has protein sequence MANNKSAKKRIQIAERNRLINKSYKSTVKTLTKRTLENCTKFKKDPSEENKNLIKKTLNKTFSLIDKAVKKNVLHKNNGANKKSKINNIVKNTLTTN, from the coding sequence GTGGCCAATAACAAATCAGCAAAAAAGAGAATACAAATTGCGGAAAGAAATCGTTTAATTAATAAATCATACAAATCTACAGTTAAGACTTTGACTAAAAGAACTTTAGAAAATTGTACAAAATTTAAAAAAGATCCTAGCGAAGAGAATAAAAATTTAATTAAAAAAACTCTTAATAAGACTTTTAGTTTAATTGATAAAGCAGTCAAAAAAAATGTTCTACATAAGAATAATGGGGCTAATAAGAAATCAAAAATCAATAACATTGTAAAAAATACACTCACGACTAATTAA